Proteins encoded in a region of the Scatophagus argus isolate fScaArg1 chromosome 1, fScaArg1.pri, whole genome shotgun sequence genome:
- the ddx28 gene encoding probable ATP-dependent RNA helicase DDX28, with product MLSVKVGCLAASRAVSSRRIICPDYIKVWGCCHVGNSVSQIRFCQTAGASQETAVIRIPRYMQKRVDNVKQTRGKNKITTIKAGKILIESKNPSLNQSAGYTLGKFEQPILCSKGWKHNRSFGDYFTINNIKAVAPFVAENHKEDIEQETSFDNLRICKELVEALHKINITCPTTVQLQTIPKVMKGHNILCAAETGSGKTLSYLLPVVHRLQAEKESKMYDESTHKIHTLVLVPSRELADQVAAVSRTLCAPFGFLTKTVGGGRGVGHIKMIFKGNQPDILVATPGALVKALRRHCLDLSELSFFVVDEADTMFDPSFSDMLEDILLHTNIANNPKETRGPGHKTQLLVVGATFPGGVGEVLSQVTDLGSMVVIKSKMLHFLMPHVKQTFLKVKGGDKILELFQALKLLQQERGGGAILVFCNKSATVNWLGYSLEEMGVQHARLQGEMPAAVRAGIFRSFQKGLIDVLICTDVASRGLDTSRVRLVVNYDCPESHTDYIHRAGRVGRAGSVEDGEVLTFVCHPWEVELVQKIETAARRRTSLPGMESDIHVPKPKVENAEG from the coding sequence ATGCTCTCTGTGAAGGTCGGCTGTTTGGCTGCGTCGAGAGCTGTCAGCTCAAGAAGGATAATCTGTCCTGACTATATTAAAGTATGGGGTTGCTGTCATGTTGGTAACTCTGTGAGTCAAATTCGTTTCTGTCAAACAGCAGGCGCGTCACAAGAGACCGCAGTTATTCGTATCCCTCGCTACATGCAGAAGCGGGTTGACAACGTGAAACAGACTCGAGGGAAAAACAAGATCACCACCATCAAAGCTGGCAAGATCCTGATCGAGAGCAAGAATCCCAGTCTGAACCAGTCTGCAGGATATACACTTGGAAAGTTTGAGCAGCCCATTCTCTGCTCGAAAggatggaaacacaacagatCATTCGGCGACTATTTCACGATCAACAACATCAAGGCGGTTGCACCTTTTGTTGCGGAAAATCACAAAGAGGACATCGAACAGGAAACGTCGTTTGATAACCTCCGCATTTGCAAGGAGCTTGTGGAAGCTTTGCACAAGATCAACATTACTTGTCCCACCACTGTACAGCTGCAGACCATCCCAAAGGTTATGAAAGGTCACAACattctctgtgctgcagagacGGGCAGTGGGAAAACACTGAGTTACCTCCTGCCTGTTGTTCACAGACTACAGGCTGAGAAGGAGTCGAAGATGTATGACGAGAGCACACACAAGATTCACACTTTAGTTCTTGTGCCTTCCAGAGAGCTGGCCGATCAAGTGGCGGCTGTTTCCAGGACTCTGTGTGCTCCATTTGGCTTTCTTACAAAGACTGTGGGTGGTGGCCGAGGTGTAGGACACATCAAGATGATCTTTAAGGGGAATCAGCCGGATATTTTAGTAGCTACACCAGGTGCTCTGGTGAAGGCCCTGCGAAGACACTGCCTGGACTTGAGTGAGCTGAGCTTCTTCGTGGTAGATGAGGCCGACACCATGTTCGACCCCAGCTTTTCTGATATGCTGGAGGACATCTTGCTCCACACAAACATCGCCAATAATCCCAAGGAAACACGAGGCCCGGGGCATAAGACCCAGCTTCTGGTAGTTGGGGCCACCTTTCCTGGTGGTGTTGGGGAAGTGCTTAGCCAGGTGACAGACCTTGGCAGCATGGTGGTTATCAAGAGCAAGATGTTGCACTTCCTAATGCCCCACGTCAAGCAGACATTCCTGAAGGTAAAGGGTGGGGATAAGATCCTGGAACTTTTCCAAGCCCTGAAGCTACTCcaacaggagagaggagggggtgcCATTTTGGTGTTCTGCAACAAGTCTGCCACCGTTAACTGGCTGGGGTACTCACTGGAGGAGATGGGGGTGCAGCATGCACGACTGCAGGGGGAGATGCCTGCAGCTGTGCGCGCAGGCATCTTCCGTTCCTTCCAGAAGGGCTTGATAGATGTGCTGATATGCACAGACGTTGCCTCACGTGGCCTGGACACAAGCCGAGTGCGCTTGGTTGTCAACTATGACTGTCCAGAATCCCACACGGACTACATCCACAGAGCAGGGAGAGTGGGGAGGGCAGGAAGTGTGGAGGATGGTGAGGTGCTCACCTTTGTCTGTCATCCTTGGGAGGTGGAGCTCGTGCAGAAGATTGAAACTGCTGCACGTAGAAGAACTAGTCTGCCAGGGATGGAATCTGATATACATGTGCCAAAACCCAAAGTTGAAAATGCTGAGGGCTAg